The Nocardia sp. NBC_01503 sequence CGGCGACTGCTCCTTCACACAGGTCCCCGGCGATGACGTCTACATCTGGTGGGGCGCGTACCTGGGTATGCCCGATGAGGCCGTTATCGAAGGTCCGCTGCGAATCGTGGAGTCCCGCATCACCCGTCGCCGCGCGGCCCTGCGCGAAGCCAAGGGCTGGATCATGGACATCTACCTGCTGCGCCCCGGCTTGTGATCGAGTCAGACCTGTTGTGCGGGAGTGGCGGTGGTCATGCCGCCGTCGACCAGTAGGTCCTGGGCATTGATATAGCCCGCTTCGCCTGAGGTCAGGAATGCCACGGCCGCGGCGACCTCCTCGGCGCTGCCGACTCGGGACGCGAGGGTGGAAGCGGCTGCGGCAGCCCGGATTTCGGGCGAGGTCTCGGCATGGAAGGCCGGGGTCGAGGTGTAGCCGGGGCTGACCGAGTTGACCCGGATGCCGCGCGGGGCGAGCTCCGCGGCGAGGGTGCGGGCCAGATTGTGTACGGCCGCTTTGGTCGCCGAGTAGAGCGCCGCGCCCGGACTGCCGCGATGCAGGGCGAAGGACGCGTTGATCACGATCGCGCCGTGATCGCGCACCAGCGGCAGCGTCTTCTGGATGGTGAAGAAGACGCTCTTGAAGTTGATGTCCAGCACCCGGTGGTATTCGGCCTCGGTCACATCGGTGAAGGCTTGGAACGCACCGATACCGGCATTCGCGAAGACCACATCCAGGCGGCCGAAGCGATTCTCGATGGCGGCGACCAGTGCGTCGAGATCCGCGAGGTGCGCCGCGTCACCCGCGACCGCGAGCACTCGATCGCCGCCGTCCAACTCCTTGACGGCCGCGTCGAGCCGAGCTCGATCTCGACCGGTGATGACGACCGATGCGCCCTCGTCCAGCAGTCGCCGGGCGGTGGCCAATCCCATGCCGCTGCTCCCGCCGGTGATGAGTGCGATCTTGTCGTCGAATCGGGAACCGTTGTCCTGCATGGCCGTACCTCCTATGTTTAATTGTTCAAAGACTTACGTACAGTTCGACTGTTTGTCAACAGTGCAGCTATCCTGGGGTCATGTTCACGGCACATCCCGAGCGGGATCAGATCCAGCTGGCGAACGTGCTTGCCGCCGTAGGCAATCCGCTCCGCCTGCAAATCCTGCGGGCCCTGGGTGACGGTGGTGAACACACCTGTGGATCGATCGTGCAGGGCGTCCCCAAGTCCAACCTCACCCACCACTACCGCGTACTGCGCGACGCCGGTCTGATCTGGCAGCGCCCCAGCGGCCGCGAAACCTTCCAATCTCTGCGCCGTGAAGATCTCGACGAGCGCTTTCCGGGCCTGCTCGACTCACTCCTGGACGCGGCGAGCCGGGACGCTGCGCACTGAATCGGCGCGTCGTGGCTGGTCGCGCTTGTCAGGGGTGGTCGGTAGGCTGCGGGAGTGCCTGAATTACCCGAAATTGTGGCGCTCGAGCAGTTCTTGAGCGCGCATGCGGTGGGTGCGGTGGTCGGCCGGGTCGATGTGGCGGCGCTGAGTGTGCTCAAGACCTTCGATCCACCGGCGACCGCGCTCTCGGGGCGCGATGTCACGGGGGCGGGGCATTGGGGCAAACACCTCGGATTGAACTGTGACGGGCTGTGGTTGATCACGCATCTGTCCCGGGGCGGATGGCTGCGCTGGCTCGACGACCCGTCGGCGACACCGCCGAAACCGGGTAAGGGTCCGCTGGCGCTGCGGGTGCATTTCTTCACCCCGGAGGGGGATACGCCCGCCTTCGATCTCACCGAGGCCGGGACCAAGAAACGGCTGGCGGTGTGGATCGTTTCCGATCCCCAACTGGTGCCGAGCATCGCGCGGCTCGGACCCGATGCCATGGTCGTCGGCGAGCCGGAGTTCGCGGAGATCCTGAAGGGCACCACACAGCGGATCAAGAACTCGCTCACCGATCAGACCCTGATCGCGGGGATCGGCAACGCCTACTCGGACGAGATACTGCATACCGCCAAGCTCTCGCCGTTCGCGAACTCCTCGACCCTGGATCAGGAGCAGGTGGCGCGGCTGTACGCCACCATGCGCGAGATACTCGCCGATGCCATCGCGCGCTCGGTCGGGCAGGACGCGGCTCGGCTCAAGGGGGAGAAGCGATCCGGTATGCAGGTGCACGGGCGCACCGGCATGCCGTGCCCGGTGTGCGGGGACACCGTGCGCGAAGTCGCCTTCGCGGACAAGTCCTTCCAGTACTGCGCGACCTGTCAGACCGGCGGCAAGATCCTCGCCGATCGCCGGATGTCACGACTGCTCAAGTAGATTCGCCGATCTCGCCGCGGGGTGCGTGCGGCTACACCAGCGCGGGTGGGTGAACTCCCTGCCAGGCCAGGCGTTTCGCCCTCTCCGGATCGTTCTCCACCCGGGACGGGTAGTCGATGATCATGGTCGAGCGCCGCTCCTCGGTGTACGCGGGCCAATTCGACAGCGGTGCGCCGGTGCGCGCGAAGGCCAGCCAATTGTCCTGGAACTGTCGTGATACCGCCCGGAACCCGCGCTGCCCGCCCGCGGCGGTGAGCGCCCGGCCCACCGGTGTGGCGGTGGCGCCGAAGACCGGGATCAGATCCAGTGCGTGCGTCGCGCCGAAACCCGCGAGCTGGACCGCGCGCGGGGCGAAGTCGAAACGATAGGCATAGGTCGGCGCGTACCGGCTGTGCCCCTCCATCACCGCCAGCGAAGGCCGCCAGAAGGTGTAGTCCCCGCCCATGCGCACCGTGGTCTTGCGGTCCGGGAAGCCGGGATAGGCCGCGGTCACCCGGGCTTCGGCGTCATCGCCCGCCTGCTTCAACGCCCAGCGAATGCGTTCGGGGGTGGTGGGCAGGGTGTCGTCGAAGCGTACGAACAGCGTGCCCTCATCGCGATTGGTGCCGATGATCAGCGGTACCCGATGCGCGCTGCCGTCCGCGAACGCCTCGACAATCGGCTTCGGCAGGAAATCGCCGTCGATCTGCGGGGCGGCGGGGAAGAGGCCGGGCTGATGGTGCATGACGTCATTGACCGCGCGATCCACCGCGCGCCGAATGTCATTGGAGCGCGCGGTGAGCAGCGTATTCGCCTCGTCGCCGGGCTTCGCGCCCAGTTTGTCCAGGCAGCGCCGCGCGAAGAGCCGGGCATCGGCGTGTGACGGCCCCCAATCCGCGGGCGGACTCTGTGCGATACCCCGATGGAACAGTCCGGCCGCGGCGGGTGCGGCCATGAGCGCCAGCACCGCGTGCGCACCGGCGGATTCGCCGAAGATGGTGACATTGTTCGGATCGCCGCCGAACGCGGCGATATTGCGGCGCACCCACTCCAGTGCCGCCACCTGATCGCGCAGACCCAGGTTGGTCTCGAATCGATGTGTGGGCGTGGAGAATTCGCTGAAGTCGACGTAGCCGAACGCGCCCAGCCGATAGTTCATCGACACCACGATCACATCACCGCGCAGTGCCAGCCGCGCGCCCGAGTACAGGCCGAGCGCGGAGGTGCCGATGAAGTAGCCGCCGCCGTGAATGAAGACCATCACCGGTCGCGGCGTAGCGGATGTGGTGTTGGGTGCGGTGATATTGAGGGTCAGACAATCCTCACCGGTGGGCTGCTGTCGCCGCGGACCCAGTTGTGCTCCACGCCGGTGCTGCATTGCGGCGAAACCGAATTCGGTGGCATCGCGCACCCCGCTCCACGGTTGCACCGGCTGCGGCGCCCGGAAGCGCAGCTCGCCCACCGGGGGCGCGGCGAAGGGAATGGACCGCCAGCGCGAAACGCGGCGGCCCTGGGAACCGCGGACGATCCCGTCCCCGGTCGTGATGTCTATCGTTGCCACCATCAACCGATGGTAGCGGTGGGTACGGGCGTGCCGTTCGATAAATCCGGCCGCCCTGACGAGGAAGTTGTCGCGGAATTACTGCAGGTAGCCCTCGACCTGACGGGCGGAGCTGGCCTGCGCCTCCTCCGGATTACGGCCCTGATCCAGCCGGGCGCGACGCTGACGCAGCAGGTCCCAGCACTGGTCGAGGGCGACCTCGAGCTCGGCGAGCTGACGGCGTTCGGCCTCGGGATCGATCTCGCCCTGCGTGCTCTGGGTACGCAGCTCGTGCTCACGATCCACCAGGGTTTTGATGCGCGCGAGAATGTCCTGTTCGCTCATGGCGTCCACTGTACGACCCGTGCCAAGGCATCTCCGGCCGAGCGCACCGCGACCGGCAGGTCCGCCCTGGACAGGGCGGCATAACCGAGCGCTATCCCGAAGGTGTGTCGGGGGCCGCGGGTGTACCGGCCCAGACCGTCGAGGTAGACCCCGGCCGTGGCCGCCGCGGCAATGGCGGCCTCCTCCTGGGCGGCCGAGGCCAGCGGTATGAACAGGTGCGAGCCCGCATCATCGCCGCGCACGGTCAGACCGCGCCGGAGCAGCTCCTCGACGACCAGGGTGCGGCGCAGCGGCATCTCCCGGCGCAGTCGGCGCAGGTGCCGGGCCAGATCGCCATGGCGGGCCAGCTCGGCCACCACCTGCTGACCGGCGGGGGCGGGACCGGTGCCGGTGAGTTCGCGATAGGTCAGCACCGCGTCGGTCACCGCCGGGGCGGCCACCATCCAGCCCACGCCGAGGGTGGGGGAGAGGATCTTGCTGGTGGTGCCCAGGTGGACCACGAGTTCGGGCGCGAGCGCCGCGAGCAGTGGCAAAGGTGCGGTGTCGTAACGTAATTCGCCGTCGTAGTCGTCCTCGATGATGAGAGCTCCGGTGCGGCGGGCGAATTCGATCAGCTCGATCCGGCGGGCCGCTGGCATTCGCGCGCCGAGCGGAAACTGATGTGCGGGAGTGCAATACACCATTTTGGTGTCCAAGGGCAGCTGGTCGACGCGCAGGCCGTCGGCATCCACCGGAACCGGGACCAGGCGTACGCCCGCGGCATGGAAGGCTCCGGCGGCGCGCGAATATCCGGGGTCCTCGATGGCGGCGACATCGCCGGGGCGCAGCAGGGTCGCAGCGAGTTCGCTTACCGCCGTACTGGTTCCGGCGGTGGCGAGCGCCACGCTGCCGCTGCCCGGACCGAGCCCGCGATGGCGCAGCAGGTGTTCGGCCACCGCTGCCCGATAGTCGGGTTCACCGGCTCGTTCCTTGCGCACCAGGGGATTTCGATCCGATACCGCGCGCCAGGCGCGTCGCCAGGCCGTTCGATCGATCACCTCGATACACGGTGCGCCCGTGCCCAGATCCAGCAGGCCGACCGCCGGATCGGCGCGCGGGGTGGTGGCGGCCTGCGCCGCCACCGGCACCGGTGAGGCCGTCAGATAGGTACCGGACCCGTGCCGCCCGCTGAGCCAGCCCTCGGCATGCAGCTGGTCGTAGGCGGCGGTGACCACGGTTCGGCTCACGCCGAGCCGGGCCGCCAGTTCGCGCGAGGACGGCAGGCGATCCCCGCCGCGCAGTGCGCCGGTGGTCGCGGCGCCGCGTAAACCATCCGCCACCTGGACCGCCAGCGGCACGCTCGAGTCGCGGTCGATCACCAGCGGCAGATCGTCCACCACCACTGCCCAGTTTTTGCCGCCGTCTGTCACCGAAGTGGCCTTCCCTAGATCCGGAATTCGGGCCACTACAGCCTGCCACTCGCGACGGGCGGTATCGGTCAGCGCAGGGTGGTGATTTCCGGATCCGCGCCGGGGCGATCGAGCGGGGTGTTCGGATCATCGCGCAGGAACTTGTCGAAGAGCGCCGCCACATAGCTGTCCGTCAGCGCGGCGGCACGCGGGGCGGCGATGGGGCCGAAGTAGGTCTCGGCGGCGGGTCGCACGGCATCGGGCACCAGCGACGGCATATCGGTGAAGTCGTAATGCGCCGAATTGCCCATGGTGAGTTGATGTTTCCAGCCGGTGCCGTGTGCGAAGAAGGCGTCGAGGGACGGATTCGCATCGCCCACCTCCTCGATCTGGCGGCTGGTCAGCACCAGCACCGGTCGATCGACACCCTCGACGGCGGCCCGGCCGAACTCCTCGTCCACCCCGATCTGACCGTCGAGATCGACCGCCGCATCTATGCGCCGGTCATCGTGCATGGCCTCGACAGCGGCGTAACCTCCGGAGGAATGGCCGACGATACCGACTCGGTCCAGATCCAGTGCGTCCGCGAGACCGACCGGCAGCCAACGGTTCTCGGCATCGGGATTGGTGCCGCCCGCCAGTCCGGTGAGCATGTCGAGTACGAACTCGATATCGAGCAGGCGGGCGGCGATGAACTTCTTGCGGATCGACGGCACGAAACCCTCGGGCATGGGGGCGGCCGTGGCCACGCGCCCGCCCGGGAACTCCACCGCCGGACCCTCATAGGTGTGATCCATGGCGACCACGATGTACCCGCGACTGGCGAGGTCCTCGGCCAGGCCGGTGCCCAGCAATCTGGACACTCCGGCCCCCGGGGTGTACAGCACCACCGGAAATCGGCCATCCGGGATCACGGGTGCGTCGGCGTACGAATTGGTCAGCAGCCCAGGCAATTCGATGCCGAGTTGCCGCTGAATCTCCGGAACCAGCACCGTGGAGACATAGTGCGCACGAGGGAACAGTTCGGTGGCCGTCGCGGGATAGAACACCGAGACCATGAGCTCACGCGGGCGGGTCGGCCGGAAGGGATCGGGGCGGCCCGCGTCGACCAGATGCAGAGTCGTTGTGCCGACCTGGAATTGGCCGGTCGGCTGCGGGAGCATGGTCGCGCCCAGTGGTGCGGCGGTGGACAGGCCCGCGGCCGTGGTCAACAGCGCGGCAGAGGTGAGAGCTGCCGCGACGATCTTGCCGATCAACGATCCCCCATTGATACCCGAAACGTATTGATTTGCAGCGTTTATGGACGCGGGGGTTACCTTAGCCTGCCCTGTGCGGGTTGTCAGCCGGAGCGCCGGCGGAGGCTGTTCGCCAGCGCCCATGCGATGAAAACAATGGCGGCACTTTGTATTGCGGCGACGAGCAGGTGTCGGACGCAGTCATAGAGGCTGACCTCGACAATCGGATCGGTACCGGCGATCAGTGCTCCGGCCGAGGCGGCGAGTACGAGCCCGCCGAGGACCCAGTTCCGTTGCGGCACCGGTGGACCGGGCTCCGCGCGGCGATACCGGCGCGCGCCGAACCAGCCCAGGACCAGCAGACCGCCGAGGGAGGAGAGATACCCGATCACGTTGTACACGCGATGCGGTCCCGCCACCGACTCGCGCATCAGTCCCCAATGTCGTACCGCCGCACCATCGGTATGGGTGAACGCGTCCCAGGCCAGATGTGTCAGCGCGCCGACCGCGATGGCCGCCGCCCCGCGCCACCAACTGGTTCTGGGCGGGGTAGCCGATTTGCCGAGCAGGGCCAGGGCCGGTCGGTGGAGTACGCATCCGAGCGCGAGTAGGGCCACTCCCAGCGCCAGATCGACCGGCAGTCCGAGCATCGAATGCGTCAGCTCACCGTTGACGCCCGTCGGCAGATAGTACGGAGTATCCGGTGCGATACTGCCCGCGACCAGGCCGGGAAGCCATAGCCTGCGGGCCAGCGGCAGCGCCGCGGCCGGGTGCGCGAGCGTGAACGGCACGAAATCTCCCCCGAGCAAGTGGTCCTTCGATCTTGCGGCGAATTGGCTATTCAGCAATGCCACTGCGCGCGCAATGCTGGTCATATGACCGAGCAAGCGACCCGGACCCCATTGTCACCCACGCCCCGTAGCGCGCTCACCCGCTCCAAGGAGCGGGGAGCCACCGACCGCGCCGAACTGGACGCGGTCCTCGATGCCGGACTCCTCTGCCACCTCGGCGTCGTTCTCGGCGGCAGCCCGGTCGTCATCCCCACCACCTACGGACGCGACGGCGACACCCTCTACCTGCACGGCTCCACCGGCGCGGGCAACCTGCGCGCCGCCATGACCGGTGCGGTCTCGGTGGCGGTCACCCACCTCGACGGTGTGGTCTACGCCCGCTCCGCCATGCACTTCTCGATGAACTATCGTTCGGCCGTAATCCACGCCAGGCCGGTGGAGCTCACCGATCCCGACGAGCGCATGCACGGCCTCCGGGTGATTGTGGAGCATGTGGCACCCGGGTCCTGGGATGCCGTTCGGTCGCCGAACAAGAAGGAGATGGCGGCCACCATGGTGCTCGCCCTCGACCTCACCGAAGCCTCGGTGAAGATGCGCACGGGCGGCCCGCGCGATGACGAATCCGATATCGAAGCGGGCGGCACCTGGGCGGGTGTACTCCCGCTGCGTCAGATCTGGGATGCTCCCATCTCCTCCACTGACCTCGAATCGGGAGTCGAAGTGCCCGAACACGTTCGGGCGCGCTACTCGGAGACCGTGGTCGCGGGCGCCTGATCGCCTGCCCGGCACCCCTCGTCATCCCGGTGCGCGTTTGGCCGGGATCCATCGAAGCTCGTTGGAGCACTGCGGGTGTGGATCCCGGCCGAGACCATGCCGGGATGACGGGGTCGGGTTACCAGAACGTTCCACGCAATCCCAGGTCGGCCAATGCTTTCTCGGCGAGGGCGGATGGGGATTGCGCGACGTCGGGGTCGAGGCTTACCACGGAAAGGGTGTAGTTGTCGGCGATGCGGGTGAGGTATCCGGAGATTCTGGTGCGCGGCAGTTGATCCGGGCGCAGGCCGGGGTGGATGGCGCGCGCCGCGACCCCGGTGCACGGATGCGGTCCGAGCGAGAGCAGTGAGTCCGGCAGGGTTCCGATATTGGAGCACAGGATGTCTCGCTCGCCCGCGCCCTTGGCCAGGGCGGCGGCCCAGCGATCGGGGATGACCTGCAAAAGCTCCTCCGGAATGCCGCCGGGGCTGGTCATGCGATGTTCGTAGGCGGCGCGGGCCCTGCGGCGCAGGGTGGACGGGGTGTCGCTCCGGGTGATGGCTATCTCCGTCATGGCCATGTCATTGTCGACGCGCGGTTCGTCGCGGGTATCGACCGGCAGGCTGGCGGCAATGGTCGATTCCTGGAATCCGCTGTCCCACAGCATATTCGCAATGAGTTGGACGAAGAGACTGTTGGCGGTGCCGTCATTGGCCACCGCCACCCGGTTCCACTCCAGTGCGGAGACCTGGATTATCGCGCTGCGGGTCACCGCGCCGGAGATTGTGTTGGTGGGCAGCATCTTTCGATCATCGGGTGGGACCGGTCGCGGTGGCAGTCCCCGGCGCAGGGCGCGCGCGGTGCCGCCGATCACGGTGGCCCATTGCTTGCGCGCGTCGGCCCAATCGGTATGTCCGGCAACGGATGCCGCCAAGGGGGTGCCGGTCAGCGCGTGATCGATGGCGAGGGTGAGCGCCCGGCCGTCCGCCAGGGCGTGCGAACAGGTCAGCGACATGACACAGCCGCCCTCGGCTAGTTCGGTCGCCGAGAGCCGCCAACCCGGTCCGATCTCCGGGTCGAGGTTTTCGCCCTGGGCATCGGCCCAATCCAGCAGTGCCGCAGTGGGAATCGCCCGATCGGTCACCGCCGCTGGATGTGCCCACCCGGTGGCCTGCCAGCGTGGCCGGGCTCCGGGGACCCGGGTGCGCACCACGCGCCGCCCCAGCGGACCCACCCGCAGGGCTTCGTGAATCCGGTCCAGTAGTTCCCGATCGACCGGATCGGCGGTACGCCAGAGCCCCTGCAACGCGATCGGGGTACCCATACCCCGATGCGCGCGCAGGAACATTTCGTCCACCACGCTCAGCCGATTCATCGCACGGCAGCGTACCGGCCCGGGCTGTGAACCCGTGCGGTCGGCGGGCCAGGGGTCAGCTGGGCTGGCCGTGGCGGCCCGCGCCGGAGGCGAAGCGCTGGGCGCCGTCCAGTGCGCCGTCGGCGAGCGCCTTCAATCCGTGGTGCAGTTCATTGGTGATGGCGGTGGGCTCGTCGAGGCCGTCCTGCTCCAGTACGGACATGCGGTCCGAGCGCAGGCAGGTCTGCGGCAGTGCGGCCAATTGGCGGGCGAGTTCCTCTGCGGCGCGGCGGGATTCGCCGTTCGGGACCACCCGGGTGATCAGGCCGATCTGGAGCGCTTCGGCGGCGTCGACGGCCCGGCCGGTGAGAATCAGGTCCATGGCGCGCCCGGTGCCGATAAGGCGGGGCAGGCGCACGGTGCCGCCGTCGATGAGCGGTACTCCCCAGCGGCGGCAGAAGACGCCGAAGGTGCTGTCCTGCTCCGCGATTCGCAGATCGCACCAGAGTGCGAGCTCGAGTCCGCCCGCCACCGCGTAGCCGGAGACGGCCGCGATCACCGGCTTGGACAGGATCATCCGGGTGGGCCCCATCGGGCCGTCGCCGTCCTCGGTGACCTGGTTGGCGCGTTCGGTGCCGAGGCCCTTGAGGTCCGCGCCCGCGCAGAAGGTGCCGCCGTCGCCCCAGAGCACGGCGACCGCCGCATCGGGGTCGGCGTCGAAGTCGCGGAAGGCATCGGCCAGGGCGCGGGCGGTGGGTCCGTCGACCGCGTTGCGCGCCTCGGGGCGATGCAGGATCACGGTGGTCACGGGGCCATTGCGTTCGACTCGTACGCTCACGGGCTCGACCATACGCCGTAAATCGGGGCGGACAAGGGCCTTGCGCGAAGAAATGAATCAATGGTTCACTTCTTGCGTGGCCTACCGCAGAACCCCCGCCGTACAGGCCCGCCTCGATGCCCAGGCCGGCTCGATCGTGCGGGCCGCCATGGCCGTGCTCTCCCGCGACGGGTATGCCGGGCTCTCCATGGCGGCGGTCGCCGCCGAGGCGGGTGTGGCCACCGGCACCGTCTACAAAACCTTCAGCGGCAAGGCCGAATTGGTCACCGCGGTCTTCCGTGAGGTTGTCACCCGCGAGGTGGCGGCGGTCGCCGCCGCCGGTGACTCCGACTCCGCGCGACTCGGCGACACCCCGGCCGTAACCGACTCGGCCGAAGGGCCCAAGAGCGCCCGTGAGCGCGTTACCGCGGCGGTGGAGACCTTCGCCGGGCGCGCGCTCAAGAACCCGAAACTGGCCTATGTACTGCTCGCCGAGCCGGTGGACACCGCCGTCGACGCCGAGCGGCTGCGCTTCCGGCGCGCCTTCGCGGAGATCTACGAGACCGCGATCGCCGATGGGGTGGCCAGTGGGCAACTGCCGCCGCAGGATCCGCGCACCAGCGCCACCGCACTGGTCGGCGCCATCGGCGAGGTGCTGGTCGGCCCGCTCGCCGAACAGTTGGAGAGTGAATCGGTGGTGCCCGAACTCGTCGCCTTCGCGCTGCGCGCGCTCGGCGTGCCTCAGGAATAAGGAGTCCCCGCATGCATACCCATGATGTGTTCAATCAGGTCCCGGATATCGTGCCGTTCGACAATTCGCGCAACCCCGCGCTCATCGAGGGGCTGCATCGTGAGGGCGCGGGCTGGGCCGAGGCCGAGGTGCGTGAACTCGGTGCGCTCGCAGGCGGTTTCGAGGCGCAGGAGTGGGGGCGGCTGGCCAACGCGTACCCGCCGGTGCTGCACACCCACGACCGTTTCGGCAATCGGGTGGACGAGGTGGAGTTCCACCCGCACTGGCACGATCTGATGAATGTCGCTGTGACACATGGCCTGCACGGTTCACCGTGGCAGGATGAGCGCTCGGGCGCGCATGTGGCGCGTGCGGCCAAGTTCTACACCTGGGGTCTGGCCGATGCCGGGCATATGTGCCCGATCTCCATGACCTACGCGGTGGTGCCCGCGCTGCGGCACAATCCGGAATTGTCCGCCCGGTTCGAGCCGCTGCTCGCCTCGCGGGTCTATGACTACGGCTTGCGCGAGCCTTCGGCCAAGGCCGGTCTCATCGCCGGAATGTCGATGACCGAGAAGCAGGGCGGTTCGGATGTCCGCGCCAATACCACCACCGCCACACCACTTTCCGACGGCACGTACCGGATCGTCGGGCACAAGTGGTTCACCTCGGCGCCCATGTCGGATATGTTCCTGACCCTGGCGCAGGCCCCCGGCGGCCTCTCCTGCTTCCTGCTGCCGCGGGTACTGCCGGATGGTTCGCGCAATACCCTGCGGCTGCAACGACTCAAGGACAAGCTGGGCAATAAGTCCAACGCCTCCTCCGAGATCGAGTACGAGAACGCCATCGGCTGGTTGGTCGGCGCGGAGGGCGCGGGCGTGAAGACCATTATCGAAATGGTCAATATGACGCGCCTGGACTGTGTGATCGGTTCGGCCACCGGTATGCGCGCGGGCGTCATCCACGCCGTGCACCACGCCCGGCATCGAAAGGCGTTCGGGGCCAACCTGATCGACCAGCCCGCCATGCGCAATGTGCTCGCCGATCTGATCGTCGAATCCGATGCCGCCAC is a genomic window containing:
- a CDS encoding SDR family NAD(P)-dependent oxidoreductase: MQDNGSRFDDKIALITGGSSGMGLATARRLLDEGASVVITGRDRARLDAAVKELDGGDRVLAVAGDAAHLADLDALVAAIENRFGRLDVVFANAGIGAFQAFTDVTEAEYHRVLDINFKSVFFTIQKTLPLVRDHGAIVINASFALHRGSPGAALYSATKAAVHNLARTLAAELAPRGIRVNSVSPGYTSTPAFHAETSPEIRAAAAASTLASRVGSAEEVAAAVAFLTSGEAGYINAQDLLVDGGMTTATPAQQV
- a CDS encoding ArsR/SmtB family transcription factor; amino-acid sequence: MFTAHPERDQIQLANVLAAVGNPLRLQILRALGDGGEHTCGSIVQGVPKSNLTHHYRVLRDAGLIWQRPSGRETFQSLRREDLDERFPGLLDSLLDAASRDAAH
- a CDS encoding Fpg/Nei family DNA glycosylase — translated: MPELPEIVALEQFLSAHAVGAVVGRVDVAALSVLKTFDPPATALSGRDVTGAGHWGKHLGLNCDGLWLITHLSRGGWLRWLDDPSATPPKPGKGPLALRVHFFTPEGDTPAFDLTEAGTKKRLAVWIVSDPQLVPSIARLGPDAMVVGEPEFAEILKGTTQRIKNSLTDQTLIAGIGNAYSDEILHTAKLSPFANSSTLDQEQVARLYATMREILADAIARSVGQDAARLKGEKRSGMQVHGRTGMPCPVCGDTVREVAFADKSFQYCATCQTGGKILADRRMSRLLK
- a CDS encoding carboxylesterase/lipase family protein; amino-acid sequence: MVATIDITTGDGIVRGSQGRRVSRWRSIPFAAPPVGELRFRAPQPVQPWSGVRDATEFGFAAMQHRRGAQLGPRRQQPTGEDCLTLNITAPNTTSATPRPVMVFIHGGGYFIGTSALGLYSGARLALRGDVIVVSMNYRLGAFGYVDFSEFSTPTHRFETNLGLRDQVAALEWVRRNIAAFGGDPNNVTIFGESAGAHAVLALMAAPAAAGLFHRGIAQSPPADWGPSHADARLFARRCLDKLGAKPGDEANTLLTARSNDIRRAVDRAVNDVMHHQPGLFPAAPQIDGDFLPKPIVEAFADGSAHRVPLIIGTNRDEGTLFVRFDDTLPTTPERIRWALKQAGDDAEARVTAAYPGFPDRKTTVRMGGDYTFWRPSLAVMEGHSRYAPTYAYRFDFAPRAVQLAGFGATHALDLIPVFGATATPVGRALTAAGGQRGFRAVSRQFQDNWLAFARTGAPLSNWPAYTEERRSTMIIDYPSRVENDPERAKRLAWQGVHPPALV
- a CDS encoding DUF2630 family protein produces the protein MSEQDILARIKTLVDREHELRTQSTQGEIDPEAERRQLAELEVALDQCWDLLRQRRARLDQGRNPEEAQASSARQVEGYLQ
- the pdxR gene encoding MocR-like pyridoxine biosynthesis transcription factor PdxR, producing the protein MTDGGKNWAVVVDDLPLVIDRDSSVPLAVQVADGLRGAATTGALRGGDRLPSSRELAARLGVSRTVVTAAYDQLHAEGWLSGRHGSGTYLTASPVPVAAQAATTPRADPAVGLLDLGTGAPCIEVIDRTAWRRAWRAVSDRNPLVRKERAGEPDYRAAVAEHLLRHRGLGPGSGSVALATAGTSTAVSELAATLLRPGDVAAIEDPGYSRAAGAFHAAGVRLVPVPVDADGLRVDQLPLDTKMVYCTPAHQFPLGARMPAARRIELIEFARRTGALIIEDDYDGELRYDTAPLPLLAALAPELVVHLGTTSKILSPTLGVGWMVAAPAVTDAVLTYRELTGTGPAPAGQQVVAELARHGDLARHLRRLRREMPLRRTLVVEELLRRGLTVRGDDAGSHLFIPLASAAQEEAAIAAAATAGVYLDGLGRYTRGPRHTFGIALGYAALSRADLPVAVRSAGDALARVVQWTP
- a CDS encoding alpha/beta hydrolase family protein, with protein sequence MIGKIVAAALTSAALLTTAAGLSTAAPLGATMLPQPTGQFQVGTTTLHLVDAGRPDPFRPTRPRELMVSVFYPATATELFPRAHYVSTVLVPEIQRQLGIELPGLLTNSYADAPVIPDGRFPVVLYTPGAGVSRLLGTGLAEDLASRGYIVVAMDHTYEGPAVEFPGGRVATAAPMPEGFVPSIRKKFIAARLLDIEFVLDMLTGLAGGTNPDAENRWLPVGLADALDLDRVGIVGHSSGGYAAVEAMHDDRRIDAAVDLDGQIGVDEEFGRAAVEGVDRPVLVLTSRQIEEVGDANPSLDAFFAHGTGWKHQLTMGNSAHYDFTDMPSLVPDAVRPAAETYFGPIAAPRAAALTDSYVAALFDKFLRDDPNTPLDRPGADPEITTLR
- a CDS encoding DUF4184 family protein; translated protein: MPFTLAHPAAALPLARRLWLPGLVAGSIAPDTPYYLPTGVNGELTHSMLGLPVDLALGVALLALGCVLHRPALALLGKSATPPRTSWWRGAAAIAVGALTHLAWDAFTHTDGAAVRHWGLMRESVAGPHRVYNVIGYLSSLGGLLVLGWFGARRYRRAEPGPPVPQRNWVLGGLVLAASAGALIAGTDPIVEVSLYDCVRHLLVAAIQSAAIVFIAWALANSLRRRSG
- a CDS encoding pyridoxamine 5'-phosphate oxidase family protein yields the protein MTEQATRTPLSPTPRSALTRSKERGATDRAELDAVLDAGLLCHLGVVLGGSPVVIPTTYGRDGDTLYLHGSTGAGNLRAAMTGAVSVAVTHLDGVVYARSAMHFSMNYRSAVIHARPVELTDPDERMHGLRVIVEHVAPGSWDAVRSPNKKEMAATMVLALDLTEASVKMRTGGPRDDESDIEAGGTWAGVLPLRQIWDAPISSTDLESGVEVPEHVRARYSETVVAGA
- a CDS encoding crotonase/enoyl-CoA hydratase family protein yields the protein MSVRVERNGPVTTVILHRPEARNAVDGPTARALADAFRDFDADPDAAVAVLWGDGGTFCAGADLKGLGTERANQVTEDGDGPMGPTRMILSKPVIAAVSGYAVAGGLELALWCDLRIAEQDSTFGVFCRRWGVPLIDGGTVRLPRLIGTGRAMDLILTGRAVDAAEALQIGLITRVVPNGESRRAAEELARQLAALPQTCLRSDRMSVLEQDGLDEPTAITNELHHGLKALADGALDGAQRFASGAGRHGQPS
- a CDS encoding TetR/AcrR family transcriptional regulator, encoding MAYRRTPAVQARLDAQAGSIVRAAMAVLSRDGYAGLSMAAVAAEAGVATGTVYKTFSGKAELVTAVFREVVTREVAAVAAAGDSDSARLGDTPAVTDSAEGPKSARERVTAAVETFAGRALKNPKLAYVLLAEPVDTAVDAERLRFRRAFAEIYETAIADGVASGQLPPQDPRTSATALVGAIGEVLVGPLAEQLESESVVPELVAFALRALGVPQE